Proteins encoded by one window of Chondromyces crocatus:
- a CDS encoding M14 family zinc carboxypeptidase: MAHHDDALRTRAERTAYRETSTHEDVLAFIDALTARTDRVRRVSLGQSGEGQDIPALIVSDGHCFTPEEARSQGRLVVMVEANIHAGEVEGKESVLALARDLALNDRHRRLLSRLCLVLVPNFNPDGNDRISTENRRLDLANLEGQVNPEGGVGTRYTGEGWNLNRDSVKQEAIETRNLARFYQAWWPHVFIDCHTTDGSLHSYDLTFDTSHSNQRLFRRVIGTSRKLLEDVAENVESRHGFRSQWYGNFVQEDEPSSGWQTYPALPRFGSHYRGLLGRVDVLLETYSYIGFPRRCAVIYAWLLELFRYCAKHRRRIIRVTEAEEARIINRGESLDPRPQVAIDYGVGSREPYGELRFSFPAYAHRGETITIRSYDRDSLSARRYPGKRAVTYHVPHLRTFIPRMSVSTPLAYLAPEELAPVLERHGIAFEQLDTPTEFDVESYFILGIEKTFSPDVAGLVPPPGAAEIPLSASPPPRRFETVVSARPERRRITFPEGTLLVRTAQRTGTLAVYLLEPCADDGVTRWEFLDRFLRVGLLHPVHRLLSAQPVRPRPE, translated from the coding sequence ATGGCCCATCACGACGACGCACTCCGCACCCGCGCAGAGCGCACCGCCTACCGCGAGACCTCCACCCACGAGGATGTTCTCGCCTTCATCGATGCTCTCACGGCCCGCACCGATCGGGTGCGCCGGGTCAGCCTTGGTCAGAGCGGCGAGGGGCAGGACATCCCGGCGCTCATCGTCAGCGATGGCCACTGCTTCACCCCGGAGGAGGCGCGGAGTCAGGGACGCCTGGTGGTCATGGTCGAGGCGAACATTCATGCCGGAGAGGTGGAGGGGAAAGAGAGTGTGCTCGCGCTCGCGCGTGATCTCGCGCTGAACGATCGCCACCGTCGGCTCCTGTCGAGGCTGTGCCTCGTCCTCGTCCCCAACTTCAATCCCGATGGGAACGATCGGATCAGTACCGAGAACAGACGCCTCGATCTCGCGAATCTAGAAGGCCAGGTCAATCCCGAGGGAGGCGTTGGGACGCGCTACACGGGCGAGGGATGGAACCTGAACCGCGACAGCGTGAAGCAAGAGGCCATCGAGACGCGGAATCTCGCCCGGTTCTACCAGGCCTGGTGGCCGCACGTCTTCATCGACTGCCATACCACCGACGGTAGCCTCCACAGCTACGACCTCACCTTCGACACCTCTCACAGCAACCAGCGTCTCTTCCGACGGGTGATCGGAACATCGCGCAAGCTGCTCGAAGATGTCGCAGAGAACGTCGAGTCACGTCATGGTTTCCGGAGCCAGTGGTACGGCAACTTCGTTCAGGAGGACGAGCCGTCCAGCGGCTGGCAGACCTACCCAGCGCTCCCTCGCTTCGGCAGCCACTACCGTGGGCTGCTCGGCCGTGTCGACGTTCTGCTCGAGACCTACAGCTACATCGGTTTTCCGCGTCGATGCGCGGTGATCTATGCCTGGCTCCTGGAACTCTTCCGGTACTGCGCCAAGCACCGCAGGCGCATCATCCGCGTTACCGAGGCCGAGGAGGCGAGAATCATCAACCGCGGTGAGAGCCTCGATCCCAGGCCCCAGGTGGCCATCGATTACGGGGTGGGCAGCCGCGAGCCCTACGGAGAGCTGCGGTTCTCCTTTCCCGCGTACGCGCATCGGGGGGAGACCATCACGATTCGGTCTTACGATCGCGACAGCCTTTCGGCCCGCCGTTACCCGGGCAAGCGAGCCGTCACGTACCACGTCCCTCACCTCCGGACGTTCATCCCCCGGATGAGCGTGAGCACGCCGCTCGCCTACCTTGCTCCGGAAGAGCTGGCTCCCGTCCTCGAGAGGCATGGCATTGCATTCGAGCAGCTGGATACGCCCACGGAGTTCGACGTCGAGAGCTACTTCATCCTGGGGATCGAGAAGACCTTCAGCCCTGATGTCGCAGGCCTCGTACCGCCGCCTGGCGCGGCGGAGATCCCGCTGAGCGCGTCGCCTCCCCCTCGGCGCTTCGAGACGGTGGTCTCGGCGCGACCCGAGCGTCGCCGTATCACCTTCCCCGAAGGCACACTGCTGGTGAGAACGGCGCAACGGACCGGGACCTTGGCAGTCTATCTGCTCGAGCCGTGCGCGGACGATGGCGTGACACGCTGGGAGTTCCTCGACAGGTTTCTGCGTGTGGGCTTGCTCCATCCGGTGCATCGGTTGCTCTCGGCGCAGCCGGTACGTCCACGCCCTGAATGA
- a CDS encoding protein kinase domain-containing protein: MRQEPVVDGRFELLRLAGAGGMGRVYEALDRRSGSRVALKLLGRPEAHMAARFAREVQALAGVQHPGVVRHVAHGMTGDGEPYLVMEWLEGETLGARLSRGPLGVAESAALGMQIADALGAVHRAGVVHRDLKPSNVVLAKGALDRPVLVDFGIAHVAGAQTLTHTGAVLGTPGYMAPEQARSERDLDARADVFALGCVMFRCLTGVAPFTADHALGVMLRVLLDDPPRLRDLRQDVPHALEMLVTRMLSKTREGRPGDAESVASSLRAMGDLGAGSSVPYTMPLSAGRREITCGERRLLSLVLIRDASRSSNAEPPPSGPQSGDDGMVTFAEPALRERALRAASDRYGGHMERLPDGTVVVVLRGVAAPTDLAARAGRCALAIRVMLGGAPVAVATGRAELEARLPVGELIDRSVRLLEGSVAPEAAGAVLVDEVTARLLGPRFDLKPAASGYALRGERDDDPPPLLMGRPTPCVGRSRELALLEAAFTPCVEESSASAVLVTAPPGLGKSRLRQELVRRLRARGEPIDVWIGRGEPLSAGAAFGVLARAVRHALGVSADEPAPVSWRRIQAHAAGLPDAERAAIFLGELTGAPVPGGEENPQLRAARRDPRLMGDQIRRAAEDLLRAACATRPVVLVFEDLQWGDLPSITFVGSVLRNLRDLPLFVLALARPEVHGLFPGLWEDLPVHVIRLGELPRRAAERLARDVLGDSVSDEQLRTLVGRAGGNTFYLEELIRAVAEGRGDNAPETVLAMAQARLEALDPEARRVLRAASVFGGAFSQSGVESLLGGTPAGHRLEDLVVGEVLLRRADPDHRHGAEYDFRHALVREAAYGMLTEGDRSTGHRLAGDWLERAGHGDALALAGHFERGGEPSRAGRWYRRAAEEALQGNDLEAALDRARRGVACGAEGGELGALRLVEVEAHLWRGELTRAESRAREAAALLPPGTAGWYRAMREASLAAQKLGAVDRMEEWVTRACNAEPATDAESALLVCLASSAASLAQAGCSAAAEELLKRAQHLASHRSDVDDQARALLSESEALRAASNGDPAASLELFQAALRAFERAGDRRYACSTQSNIGYLLTELGDPVGAEAALRGALEDAEQMGLHQLVPAVQENLGYVLAQVGRLDEARVLVEKAIVALKIQGSQRLEGIAHTYLARIALLSGDPAAAEKEARVAVDMLEVAPPVRAAAFALLARALLTQSRAVEALAPAEEAAAQLIALGPLEEGEALVGLVHAEALAAAGRQGEALVALDAARSRLHARAAYIRDPARRTQFLTRVPDHAALLAAAL; this comes from the coding sequence ATGCGACAGGAACCCGTTGTCGACGGCCGGTTCGAACTGCTGCGCCTCGCCGGAGCGGGCGGGATGGGGAGGGTGTACGAGGCGCTCGATCGGCGCAGTGGCTCACGGGTCGCGCTGAAGCTGCTGGGGCGCCCCGAAGCGCACATGGCCGCGCGCTTCGCTCGCGAGGTGCAAGCGCTCGCAGGGGTGCAGCACCCCGGGGTCGTGCGGCACGTGGCGCACGGGATGACGGGCGACGGTGAACCCTACCTGGTGATGGAGTGGCTGGAGGGCGAGACGCTTGGGGCACGGCTGTCGCGTGGGCCCCTCGGGGTTGCAGAGAGCGCGGCGCTGGGCATGCAGATCGCCGATGCACTGGGCGCAGTGCACCGGGCAGGGGTGGTGCACCGCGATCTGAAGCCGAGCAACGTCGTCCTCGCCAAGGGCGCTCTCGACAGGCCCGTGCTGGTGGATTTCGGGATCGCTCACGTGGCCGGAGCGCAGACGCTGACGCACACGGGCGCGGTGCTCGGGACGCCTGGCTACATGGCCCCAGAGCAGGCGCGCAGCGAGCGGGATCTGGACGCGCGCGCCGACGTGTTCGCGCTTGGCTGCGTGATGTTCCGTTGCCTGACGGGGGTGGCCCCGTTCACCGCCGATCACGCGCTCGGGGTGATGCTGCGGGTGTTGCTCGACGATCCACCACGCCTCCGAGATCTACGGCAGGACGTGCCGCATGCGCTCGAGATGCTGGTGACGCGCATGCTGTCGAAGACGCGGGAGGGGCGTCCCGGCGACGCGGAGTCCGTCGCCTCGTCGTTGCGAGCAATGGGGGACCTCGGCGCGGGGAGCTCGGTCCCCTACACGATGCCGCTGTCCGCGGGGCGACGCGAGATCACCTGCGGAGAACGCCGGCTACTGTCGCTGGTGCTGATCCGCGACGCCTCCCGGAGTTCGAACGCGGAGCCACCTCCGAGCGGGCCGCAGTCGGGTGACGATGGGATGGTGACGTTCGCGGAGCCCGCGTTACGGGAGCGGGCGCTCCGAGCGGCCTCAGACCGGTACGGCGGACACATGGAGCGGTTACCCGACGGAACGGTGGTCGTGGTGCTCCGGGGGGTGGCAGCACCGACCGATCTGGCTGCGCGCGCGGGACGATGCGCGCTCGCCATCCGGGTCATGCTCGGAGGGGCCCCGGTGGCCGTGGCCACGGGACGGGCGGAGCTGGAAGCGCGGCTGCCCGTGGGAGAGTTGATCGATCGCTCGGTGCGGCTGCTCGAGGGGAGCGTGGCTCCCGAGGCAGCCGGCGCAGTGCTCGTGGACGAGGTGACGGCGAGGCTGCTCGGGCCGCGGTTCGACCTGAAGCCAGCCGCCAGCGGCTACGCGCTCCGCGGCGAGCGCGACGATGATCCCCCTCCCCTCTTGATGGGGCGCCCGACGCCGTGTGTGGGGCGCTCTCGCGAGCTGGCGCTTCTGGAGGCGGCGTTCACGCCCTGCGTGGAGGAGTCGAGCGCGTCCGCCGTGCTGGTGACGGCCCCTCCGGGGCTCGGAAAGTCGAGGTTGCGCCAGGAGCTGGTGCGTCGGCTGCGAGCGCGGGGTGAGCCGATCGACGTGTGGATCGGCAGAGGAGAGCCGCTCAGCGCAGGGGCCGCCTTCGGGGTCCTCGCGCGTGCGGTGCGCCACGCGCTGGGCGTCTCGGCAGACGAGCCGGCGCCTGTCTCCTGGCGACGCATCCAGGCACACGCGGCTGGGCTGCCCGACGCGGAGCGGGCCGCGATCTTCCTCGGTGAACTCACGGGGGCGCCGGTCCCTGGCGGTGAAGAGAACCCTCAGCTCCGTGCCGCAAGGCGTGACCCGCGGCTGATGGGCGATCAGATCCGGCGCGCGGCCGAAGATCTGCTGCGCGCCGCCTGCGCGACACGACCGGTGGTGCTGGTGTTCGAGGATCTGCAGTGGGGGGATCTGCCGAGCATCACGTTCGTGGGCTCGGTCTTGCGCAACCTGCGGGACCTGCCGCTGTTCGTTCTGGCGCTGGCGCGGCCGGAGGTTCATGGCCTGTTCCCTGGGCTGTGGGAGGACCTGCCCGTCCACGTGATCCGGCTGGGCGAGCTGCCCCGGCGCGCCGCAGAGCGGCTGGCGCGTGACGTGCTCGGTGACAGCGTGTCCGACGAGCAGCTCCGGACGCTGGTGGGGCGCGCCGGGGGGAACACGTTCTACCTGGAGGAGCTGATCCGTGCGGTGGCGGAGGGACGCGGAGACAACGCCCCCGAGACGGTGCTCGCGATGGCGCAGGCGAGGCTGGAGGCGCTGGATCCAGAAGCGCGTCGCGTGCTGCGCGCGGCGAGCGTGTTCGGTGGAGCTTTCTCACAGTCCGGCGTCGAGTCGCTGCTGGGCGGAACGCCTGCAGGGCACCGGCTCGAGGACCTGGTGGTCGGCGAGGTGCTCTTGCGGCGCGCGGATCCAGATCACCGGCATGGCGCCGAGTACGATTTCCGTCACGCGCTGGTGCGCGAGGCAGCCTACGGCATGCTGACCGAGGGGGATCGCTCCACCGGGCACCGGCTCGCCGGAGACTGGCTCGAACGCGCGGGCCACGGAGACGCGCTGGCGCTGGCGGGGCACTTCGAGCGCGGTGGCGAGCCGAGCCGCGCTGGGCGCTGGTACCGACGTGCGGCCGAGGAGGCACTGCAGGGCAACGATCTGGAGGCAGCCCTGGACCGCGCTCGACGGGGCGTCGCATGCGGGGCGGAGGGAGGCGAGCTGGGAGCGCTTCGGCTCGTGGAGGTGGAGGCCCACCTGTGGCGTGGAGAGCTGACCCGAGCCGAGTCCCGCGCGCGAGAGGCAGCAGCGCTGCTCCCTCCGGGGACGGCGGGGTGGTACCGCGCCATGCGCGAGGCGAGTCTCGCGGCGCAGAAGCTCGGCGCCGTGGATCGCATGGAGGAGTGGGTGACGCGGGCTTGCAACGCCGAGCCCGCGACCGACGCGGAGAGCGCGCTCCTCGTGTGCCTCGCCAGCTCGGCCGCATCCCTGGCGCAGGCCGGGTGCTCCGCGGCCGCCGAAGAGCTGCTGAAGCGCGCGCAGCACCTCGCGAGCCACCGGTCGGATGTGGACGATCAAGCTCGCGCCTTGCTCTCGGAGAGCGAGGCGCTTCGGGCCGCGAGCAACGGCGATCCGGCCGCGAGCCTGGAGCTGTTCCAGGCCGCGCTGCGCGCGTTCGAGCGGGCCGGAGATCGCCGCTACGCTTGCTCGACGCAGAGCAACATCGGCTACTTGCTGACGGAGCTCGGCGACCCGGTAGGGGCCGAGGCTGCGCTGCGTGGAGCGCTGGAAGACGCCGAGCAGATGGGGCTCCACCAGCTGGTGCCAGCGGTGCAGGAAAATCTCGGGTACGTGCTCGCTCAGGTCGGGCGGCTCGATGAGGCGCGTGTGCTGGTCGAGAAGGCGATCGTGGCACTGAAAATCCAGGGCAGTCAGCGCCTGGAGGGGATCGCTCACACGTACCTTGCACGCATCGCCTTGCTCTCGGGCGACCCAGCGGCCGCCGAGAAAGAGGCACGGGTCGCGGTGGACATGCTGGAGGTCGCTCCACCTGTCCGCGCAGCCGCCTTCGCCCTGCTGGCGCGCGCGCTGCTCACCCAGAGCCGCGCGGTGGAGGCGCTCGCGCCTGCGGAGGAGGCAGCTGCGCAGCTCATCGCGCTCGGTCCCCTGGAGGAGGGCGAGGCGCTGGTGGGCCTGGTGCATGCCGAGGCGCTCGCCGCGGCGGGACGTCAGGGAGAGGCGCTCGTCGCGCTCGATGCAGCGCGCTCCCGCCTGCACGCACGCGCTGCGTACATCCGTGATCCCGCACGCCGCACGCAGTTCCTCACGCGGGTACCGGATCACGCGGCGCTGCTCGCGGCAGCGCTCTGA